Genomic segment of Paenibacillus polymyxa:
ACGAAATACACCTTTTTAGGAAAAAATTGTCGGATAATGACCTTCCATGTCGGGCACTGTATACGTATGTCGTGAAATTTGCTTTTACAAACATTACAAAAACATTGATGAGTGTGATAAGATAGCAAAGGTTGTCTATTGCAGTCGAAACAGGTTGCGGATATTTTCGTAAAGGGGTAATCGTTATGAGATTGAAGAAAAAGGATATATTCTTCGAGACGTTGGAAAATATGGCAGATACGATCGTGCAAGCAGCCGATTATTTTGCCCAACATACTTCAAATCTTCAGGATGTGACTTTGTTTACAAATGAAATGAAGAAGTATGAAAATAAGTGTGATGATTACACACACACGATTATTACTGAGCTGAACAAGACCTTCATTACGCCGTTGGAACGCGACGACATCATGGAACTGACAACAACCATGGATGATGTGTTGGACGGTCTTGAAGCGACGGCTTCTCGTTTTTATATGTACAACATTACGGAGCCGGACGAGTATATTGTGCAGTTCGCTGATATTCTGCGTCAATCATCTTACGAAATTCAGAAAGCTGTACATTTGCTTTCGCAGAAAAAATTGCTGGCCATTCGTGAATACACTATTCGCCTGAATGATTTGGAAAATCAGGGGGATGAATTATTGCGTATATGCATCAAAAACCTGTTTGCAACTGTAACTGACCCTATTGAACTGATTAAACGCAAAGAATTGTACGAACGCCTTGAAACGACAACGGATTCATGCGAGGATGTTGCAAATATGCTGGAATCCATCATTATGCGTAACTCGTAAGGGAGTCCTTTTACATGGATACAAGTTTACTGGTATTGGGTATTGTTATTTTTCTTGCTCTGGCATTTGACTTTATTAATGGTTTTCATGATACGGCGAACGCGATTGCAACTTCGGTATCGACCCGTGCATTGACCCCGCGACGTGCGATTATTATGGCTGCGGTCATGAACTTTCTCGGGGCAATATTGTTTACAGGCGTTGCGAAGACCATTGGTGGAAGTGTCGCTGATCCAACCAAGCTTACGAATGGAATTGATATCGTCATTGCGACGCTGATCGCTGCGATTATCTGGAACCTCTTAACCTGGTGGTTCGGTATTCCTTCATCCTCTTCTCATGCACTAATTGGTGCATTGGCTGGAGCGGTGTATGTAGGTGCGGGATCGGATAAATTAAACTGGAGCGGCTTCATCGGGATTGTCGAAGGACTTATTTTCTCCCCGTTGATTGCTTTTGTTGTCGGTTACATCGTGATGATAATTTTAAAATACATCTTCGCTCGTCGTAGTCCGCATACGGTAAACAAAGGGTTTCGTACAATGCAGGTCATTACGGCAGCGCTTCAGTCGTTCACGCATGGTACGAATGATGCTCAAAAGGCGATGGGGATTATTACATTCGCACTCGTTTCGGCGGGGTATCAGGACCATTTGGAAGTACCCATGTGGGTGAAAATTTCA
This window contains:
- a CDS encoding DUF47 domain-containing protein, with translation MRLKKKDIFFETLENMADTIVQAADYFAQHTSNLQDVTLFTNEMKKYENKCDDYTHTIITELNKTFITPLERDDIMELTTTMDDVLDGLEATASRFYMYNITEPDEYIVQFADILRQSSYEIQKAVHLLSQKKLLAIREYTIRLNDLENQGDELLRICIKNLFATVTDPIELIKRKELYERLETTTDSCEDVANMLESIIMRNS
- a CDS encoding inorganic phosphate transporter, with amino-acid sequence MDTSLLVLGIVIFLALAFDFINGFHDTANAIATSVSTRALTPRRAIIMAAVMNFLGAILFTGVAKTIGGSVADPTKLTNGIDIVIATLIAAIIWNLLTWWFGIPSSSSHALIGALAGAVYVGAGSDKLNWSGFIGIVEGLIFSPLIAFVVGYIVMIILKYIFARRSPHTVNKGFRTMQVITAALQSFTHGTNDAQKAMGIITFALVSAGYQDHLEVPMWVKISAATAMALGTSIGGWKIIKTMGTKIFKIEPINGFAADISGASVIFTATLLHLPVSTTHAITSAILGVGSAKRFSAVRWSLAGRIIITWVITIPIAALLSGLIFKILF